A window from Culex pipiens pallens isolate TS chromosome 3, TS_CPP_V2, whole genome shotgun sequence encodes these proteins:
- the LOC120418051 gene encoding solute carrier family 12 member 1-like encodes MAIGILAGDITSGDLKNPSKAIPGAISVIILTSISSVGTAIVADITVVNDAIGNVSDLANGSWIYADCAPEKYEYGLHNSFQVMELVSGPIIYAEYAEKGFSAVSRIGKL; translated from the coding sequence ATGGCCATTGGCATTCTGGCCGGTGATATCACCAGCGGTGACCTGAAGAACCCCTCGAAGGCGATCCCAGGCGCAATCTCGGTCATCATCCTGACGTCGATTTCGTCCGTCGGAACGGCAATTGTGGCCGATATTACTGTGGTGAATGACGCCATCGGAAATGTTTCGGACTTGGCCAACGGGTCGTGGATCTATGCCGATTGTGCCCCGGAGAAGTACGAGTACGGATTACACAACTCGTTCCAGGTCATGGAGTTGGTATCTGGTCCAATCATCTACGCCGAGTACGCCGAAAAGGGTTTCTCCGCGGTCAGCAGAATCGGCAAACTTTGA
- the LOC120418050 gene encoding nitric oxide synthase-interacting protein homolog, which translates to MTRHARNCTAGAVYTYHEKKKDAASSGFGTSSRRLGKDSVKSFDCCSLTLQPCHNPVITKDGYLFDKEAILTYIITKKKEHTRKMKEYERQLKQDEVEQNEKLNAENKKKLDKFISTEKNIISTKVPNPADEIPSTSGAISNVSLGKRKELPSFWVPSQTPAAKITRIEKPDGKIYCPISNKPLKAKDLIDVKFTLVKDASDKKSLIAKENRYMCAVTHDILNNSVPCAVLKTTGDVVTMECVEKLIKKDMIHPLSNEKLEESDIIPLERGGTGFAITNDNLQAKEERPALQC; encoded by the exons ATGACTCGCCACGCCCGGAACTGTACCGCTGGGGCGGTTTACACCTACCACGAGAAGAAAAAGGACGCTGCCTCGTCGGGCTTCGGAACATCGTCCCGTCGCTTGGGGAAAGATTCGGTCAAGAGCTTCGACTGCTGCTCGCTAACGCTGCAGCCGTGCCACAATCCGGTCATCAC TAAGGACGGCTACCTGTTCGACAAGGAAGCCATTCTGACCTACATCATCACCAAGAAGAAGGAACACACCCGCAAGATGAAGGAGTACGAACGCCAGCTGAAGCAGGACGAGGTGGAACAGAACGAGAAGCTCAACGCAGAGAACAAGAAAAAACTGGACAAATTCATCTCCACCGAAAAGAACATCATCAGCACCAAGGTGCCCAATCCGGCCGATGAAATCCCTAGCACCAGCGGTGCCATCTCGAACGTGTCGCTCGGAAAGCGCAAGGAACTGCCCAGCTTCTGGGTTCCGTCGCAGACTCCGGCAGCCAAGATTACCAGGATCGAGAAACCGGATGGGAAAATTTACTGCCCAATCTCGAACAAGCCGCTCAAGGCGAAGGATCTGATTGACGTGAAGTTTACGCTGGTCAAGGATGCCTCCGACAAGAAATCACTGATTGCCAAGGAGAATCGGTATATGTGTGCCGTGACGCATGACATTCTGAACAACTCGGTTCCGTGTGCGGTGCTGAAGACGAC CGGGGACGTTGTCACGATGGAGTGCGTAGAGAAGCTCATCAAAAAGGACATGATTCATCCGCTGAGTAATGAGAAATTGGAGGAATCTGACATTATTCCATTGGAACgg gGAGGTACTGGATTTGCTATTACAAATGACAACCTACAGGCTAAGGAAGAACGTCCAGCTCTGCAATGTTAA
- the LOC120418049 gene encoding b(0,+)-type amino acid transporter 1-like, whose protein sequence is MTHIAEPKGGGLKREMGLMSAINVIISVMIGSGIFVSPTGALKYSGSVGFCLVVWAVCGVISLLGALCFAELGTIVPRSGAEYAYLIEAFKKSHRYWGPLPSFICAWVYVVVLRPAEIAVIILTFAEYSILPFINVLGLESLPKEDLHNLIKLVALLGLGIITYINVSSVKLYVRINNIFGFCKVFACLIVIFGGIYQLAIGNVENLSRGFAGTNFNPGNIALAFYNGLWAYDGWSSVTTITEEIKKPEVNIPRSIVIAVPIITGLYVFMNMAYMTVLSPEEMINSEAVGLDFGARTLGSFSFLIPLGVALSTFGCALSIQFGVTRLCYVASQEGQMLEPLSYIHVRRATPVPAVIMQGILAFAFIMVGNIETLIELASFLIWFFYGSAFIALLTLRRTQPNVHRPYKVPLFVPIFALAVSVFLSVVPIVTDPSPKYFFAVGFILSGVAVYTPFVYYGIRPKWMDKVTYLLQVLYEVVPTSEKVD, encoded by the exons ATGACGCACATAGCCGAGCCCAAAGGCGGCGGCCTTAAACGCGAGATGGGACTGATGTCCGCCATCAACGTGATCATCAGCGTGATGATCGGCTCCGGAATCTTCGTATCGCCAACCGGTGCGCTCAAATACTCCGGCAGTGTCGGGTTCTGCCTGGTGGTGTGGGCCGTTTGCGGTGTCATCTCACTGCTGGGAGCACTTTGCTTCGCCGAGCTGGGAACGATCGTGCCACGATCTGGAGCGGAGTACGCCTATCTCATTGAGGCGTTCAAGAAATCACACCGATATTGGGGACCACTTCCGTCGTTTATCTGCGCCTGGGTTTACGTGGTTGTGCTGCGACCCGCGGAGATCGCCGTGATCATCCTCACCTTTGCCGAATACTCAATCTTGCCGTTCATCAACGTGCTCGGACTGGAGAGCTTGCCCAAAGAGGATCTCCACAATCTTATCAAGCTGGTAGCTCTGTTAGGTTTAG GAATCATCACCTACATCAACGTTAGCAGCGTCAAGCTCTACGTCCGGATCAACAACATCTTCGGCTTCTGCAAGGTATTCGCTTGCTTGATCGTAATCTTTGGTGGTATCTACCAGCTAGCGATCGGCAACGTCGAGAACCTGTCGCGAGGCTTCGCCGGTACCAACTTCAACCCGGGTAACATCGCACTCGCCTTCTACAATGGTCTGTGGGCGTACGACGGCTGGTCCAGCGTTACCACCATCACCGAGGAAATCAAGAAACCGGAAGTGAACATTCCCCGATCCATCGTGATCGCCGTGCCCATCATTACCGGGCTCTACGTGTTTATGAACATGGCGTACATGACGGTGCTCTCGCCAGAGGAAATGATCAACTCGGAAGCAGTCGGACTGGACTTTGGCGCCCGCACCCTGGGCTCCTTCTCCTTCCTCATCCCGCTGGGAGTCGCCCTATCAACGTTCGGTTGCGCCCTCAGCATCCAGTTCGGCGTCACGCGACTCTGCTACGTCGCCAGCCAGGAAGGCCAGATGCTGGAACCCCTCTCGTACATCCACGTGCGTCGAGCAACGCCCGTTCCGGCGGTCATCATGCAGGGCATCCTGGCGTTCGCCTTCATCATGGTCGGCAATATCGAAACGCTCATCGAGCTGGCCTCCTTCCTGATCTGGTTCTTCTACGGGTCCGCTTTTATCGCTCTGCTCACGCTGCGACGTACCCAGCCGAACGTCCACCGGCCGTACAAGGTGCCCCTGTTTGTGCCCATCTTTGCGCTGGCCGTTTCGGTCTTCCTGTCGGTGGTTCCGATCGTAACCGATCCATCACCCAAGTATTTCTTTGCCGTCGGGTTCATTCTGAGCGGAGTGGCCGTCTACACGCCGTTCGTGTACTACGGCATTCGACCAAAGTGGATGG ATAAAGTGACCTATCTGTTGCAGGTGCTGTATGAAGTCGTTCCCACCTCGGAGAAGGTGGACTAA